The Streptomyces sp. NBC_00569 genomic sequence GCGGGCCGGTCGAGGACGTTGCCGATCTGCCGCCAGTGCACCAGGTCGCGACTGTGGAAGAGCGGCACCCCGGGGACGTACTCGAAGCTCGAGCACGCGAGGTAGTAGTCGTCGCCGACGCGGCAGACGCTGGGGTCCGGGTGGAACCCGGGGATGACCGGGTGTGAGTCTGCCATGCTGTGTCTCTCCGTGATGTCGAAGCGCTTCGATTCGCGGGGAGGATATGCACGGCGGTGATGGCGTGCAAGGGGTTGAACAGGACAGAAGAAGGCCCTGAAGTCCCTTCGTGCTTACGGGACTTCAGGGCCACGGCATCATCGATGCGCTTCAACAGGCAGTCGTTGGGGAGTTCCTGCTCGTACGGCAGGCACAGGACGAGCCCGGTCCGCCCGCGACGACTGCGAGCCTGATGGTGAAACCGGCTGTCAGTACGCGCCGTTCACGTTGTCGATCGAGCCGTACTTGGCGGCCGCGTAGTTGCAGGCGGCGGTGATGTTGGCGACGGGGTCGTAGCTGTTCATCGAGGTACCGGCCACGTGGTAGGCCTTGAACGTGGGGTCGATGACCTGCAGGAGCCCCTTGGACGGGGTACCTGCGACAGCGTTGGAGTCCCAGTTGTTGATGGCCAGCGGGTTGCCGGAGGACTCGCGCATGATGTTGCGGTGGATGCCCTCGTACGAGCCGGGAATCCCGTGCTTGGCCATGATGTCGAGCGACTCCTTGATCCAGCCGTCGAGGTTGTTGGTGTAGGTCTTCTTCGCAGGGGTGGCGGTGAGCGCGGTCCGCTGCTCGGAGCGGTCGGCCCGCTCGGCGGACGCCCTGGTGGCCGCGGGCTCGGCCGGGCTCTTCGTGCCGAGCGTGAGCTTGATGCCGGGGTGGATCAGCCCCGGGTTGTCACCGACGGTGGCTCGGTTGTCCTGGTACAGCTTCTTCCAGCCGCCGCTCAGAGAGTGCTCACGGGCGATCTTGGCGAGGGAGTCGCCCTGGGCGACGACGTACGTCGTGGGGGCCGCGGCGCTCTTTGCAGCCGGGACGCCCTGGGCCGCACCGGCGCTGGTCGCGCCGAGCACCGGGAGAACGAGCACAGCCGCGCCCGTGCCTGCGACGGCGATTCCCCGGGTGAGCGAGATGGACTTGATGCGGCGGTGCTTTCCCTTTGCGGGCATGTTCTGTTTCCTCTCCGTCGCCTACGAGGTGAGCTGTCGGGTTCGGACGGGAGATGTCCGGACGCACTGCGAATGCGACTTCACCCCGAGCCGTTCCGGAAACCGGATCGGCGGCTTAACTGGGTCCCCCGCTCCTGCCGTGCGTAACCGAGTGGGTGGGGTTCCGGACAGCGGCAGGATTCGGCGTTCCATCCGGATTGACGGTGACATTAGGCGAGAAGGAGCGGGCGGAACAAGACCAGAATTCCCACAGGGGAATGTGAGAGCCCTTTCTCTGGCCACGGGAGCCCGCCGCTCTGTTTGATCGAAAAGCCCAACCTTCTTTGTGCGGAAGGGAAGTGGGCTCAGCGGAGCTCGGAGCCGGCGCCCGTCCCTGTGACAGGACTCACTGAAGGGGATACGGGTCGGGATGCCATTAGATTGCATATCAGAGTGCGATATTTCGCGTGAATGCCTCCGATATGGACAGAGCGTTTTGTACGCGGCTAATGGCGTGAAATGGCAAATTCTAAGGCAAGACGGACATACTGTCGTGTCGCTTTTGGTACCTTATGTGGTGAATTACGGTGAATATCGGTCGGGGGGTGCGGGCCGAGGAATGCCCCCTGCAGGGCTCATGGGCAGGTGTCGGTCGGGGTGGTGCCTGAACGTCGCCGTGTGCGGTTCGGCAGAAAGATCGACTGAAGCGAGGGCGACGGGCTCCGTCATGCGAGTACACGTCGCGTAGACCTGCTGATCTCGCGGAATACCCCGGGCTCAGCAGTGAAGGCTCTTATGCGGCACCTGGAGATCTTTGCCGGCTCAGGATGTGCGTGAGCTGAGGAAAGGGTCTGCAGGTGATGGGAAGTCAGTTGGGTCAGTTGCCGATCGTCACCGATATGCCGGTGAAGGTCTCGGCTCGGACCGGGAGGAAGCTGCTGAAGTCCTCTGCCGACTACGGACTTCCGGGGAGGCGCCCCTTCGCGTGGGACCTGGTCAATCCCGGGCCTCAGTGGTCGATTTGGCCGGGGACGGGAACTCGGCACGCGCCTGCACCGGGTCGGACTCGAACCGAAGACCCGCCGCCAAGAAGCCCAGGAACAGAGGCAGTTACCCCGGTGCGTGGAACGTACCGGCAACGTCGGAGTTGCGGCACCGTTCGGACGGAGGAGAAACTCGGCTGGGAGCGCCACTAAAGGCTGTTCCGAAATGATCCGCGAGTTCGTGAGGGTTCGGCCGTCTGCCGAAGATGCGGGTGCTCTTTTCGGCAAGGCCGAGATCGTGCAGCCGAGAATGGTCCGGTGCACGCTTTTGCTTGCCTTTGATTCGCCAGTCGCTCGGGATATGTGAACACTTCATCCGAGTGAAGGTGTGCTGTGCGCAAGTGCGAACGGACTTGTGGTCGTGGCGCGTTCCTGTCTTCGGGCAGGAGGCGCCGGGGTGTGCTGAGCCGCGTGACGGCCCTTCCTCAGGTCCGGTTGTGCGGCGGGCTGACGGGACGCGGCTGCTGCCGGGGGTACGCGTGCCCTCGCGGCGTGCGCGGCATCCGACCGACGCCGGGGCGGGATGCTCCGTTTCTCTGCGGGCGCCGCTACCGGTGCTCCGGGTTCTCGTAGTCGTGGCGGCAGCCGGCGTCCCAGGCGGTGCGCTGGTTGCCGTAGGCGGGGATGCCACCGAGATCCTTCAACGCCCGGGCCAGGTGCAGCAGGTTCCAGGTCATGAACGCGGTGTTGCGGTTGGTGAAGTCGTTGTCGGGGCCGCCGGAACCCGGGTCGAGATAGGAGGGCCCGGGGCCGGCCTCACCGATCCATCCGGCGTCCGCCTGGGGAGGGATGGTGTACCCCAGGTGTTGCAGGCTGTAGAGGACATTCATCGCGCAGTGTTTGACGCCGTCCTCATTGCCGGTGATCAGGCAGCCGCCCACGCGGCCGTAATAGGCGTACTGTCCTGCGTCGTTGAGAAGACTGGAACAGGCGTAGAGGCGCTCGATCACCCGCTTCGTCACGGAGCTGTTGTCGCCCAGCCAGATCGGTCCGGCCAGCACGAGGATGTCGGCGGCCATGACCTGACGGTAGAGGTCCGGCCAGGCGTCGGTCTCCCAGCCGTGCTCCGTCATGTCGGGCCACACGCCCGTGGCGATGTCGTGGTCGACGGCCCGGACGACGTCGACGTGGACTCCCTCGGCTTCCATGATCGCGGTGCTGCGCTCGATCAGGCCCTGGGTGTTGCTCGTCTCCGGCGAGCGTTTGAGGGTGCAGTTGAACACCAGCGCTCGCAGATCGTCGTACCGGGCCGGAGGTACGTCGGTGGCGGGTGACGAAGCGGTCATACGGTCCTCCCGGAGCCCTGTCGCTACATCGTGGTGCGCGGCGACTTATCCACTTTGCCCAATGCGAAGCCCGGCCGGCGGCAGCCGCCACAGCAGAACCTCCGAATGGCCCTGGTGGTCTGCACAAGCGGTCCGCTGATCCCGAACAGGAGCTGTGGGGCGATCAGAGCTCCCCTACTCCAAGGCGTGAACCGCCGCGGCGAACACCGGCGACATCCGGGACGCCGCCGGGACGACGAGACGGGCGGTGCCAGGACGGCGGCCCGCGGCCAGGAGGGCGCCGGTCAGCAGCCGGTGGCGACGGGTCAGCCGCGTCCAGTCGCGCTCGTACTCCTGCGGTCGTCCGGCGGCCAGGCAGCGCACGGCTGCCCGTGCCGTCGCAAGGCCGAGAGCGATGCCTTCGCCGGTGAGGGCGTCGAGGTAGCCCGCGGCGTCGCCGACGAGCAGGACACGGCCGGCGACTCTGCGTCGCGCGCGCTGCCGCAGGGGTCCCGCGCCACGTACGTCGGTCGCCGCCGCACCGCGGAGCGAGGCCGCGAGGGCGGGGAAGCCGGCGAGGTGCTGGTCGTAGCTGCGGCGGCAGCGACTGAGGACCGCGACGCCCACCAGGTCCTCGCCCACCGGTGTCACGTAGGCCTCGCCCTCACCGGACCAGTGGACCTCCACGAAGTCGGTCCATGGCTCGACGCGGAAGTGCCGGCGAAGTCCGTAGCGGCCGTCTTTGACGCCAGGCATCTCCAGTCCCACCGTCCGCCGCACAGGGGAGTGCAGTCCGTCCGCGGCGATCAGCCAGCGGGCTGTCGTGCCCGCCGCGGTGACGGAGTCAGCGCTCTGGCGGACTTCGCCGACCTTGCCCGTCACCATCCGCACGCCGAGATCGAGAACGCGCCGGTGAAGCGCGGCGTGCAGCGCCGTACGGCGGATGCCCAGCCCGCTGCGGTCGCGGAAGCACGCTTCGGCGCGCGCCGTGCCGTCCACGTAACGGATGCCGCGCAGTTCCTGGCCGGTGACCTCGATGCCCAGTCCTCGCAGCGCGGCGACACCGCTCGGCATGACGCCCTCGCCGCAGGCCTTGTCCACGGGCGCGGTGCGGGGTTCGACGACGACCGTCTCCAGGCCGGCGAGCGCGGCGTGGATGGCGGCGGCCAGACCGGCCGGCCCGCCGCCCGCCACCAGTACGTCGATCACGCCGCAGCGGACGTGGTCGAGGCGGCCAGGGCCCGGTTCTCGCAGCGGATGCGGACGGTGAGCAGAGCGGCGTTGAGCAGGGTGAACAAGGTCGCTGTGACCCAGGCGGTGTGGATCAGCGGAAGGGCGATGCCCTCGGCGACGACGGCCACGTAGTTGGGATGCCGCAGCCGGCGGTACGGGCCTCCTGTCACCAGAGGCAGTCCGGGTACGACGATCACCCGGGTGTTCCAGCGGGGCCCGAGCGTGCCGACGCACCACCACCGCAGGGCCTGGGCAGCCGCGAACAGGACGAGCATCGGCCAGGCCAGTGCCGGCAGGAAAGGACGGTCCGCCAGCCATACCTCGTAGAGGCAGCCGCCCAGGAGCCCGGTGTGGAGGGCGACCATCGCCGGGTAGTGGCCCTGGCCGGAGACAGTTGCCCCGCGGGCTGCGCTCCACCGTTCGTTGCGACGGGCGACGACGAGTTCAGCGACGCGCTCGCCGGCGACGGCGGCCACCAGCAGTCCGTACCAGATCATGTGTCCTCAGTCCTCCGAGATCCGAACTACCAGCGCAGCAATACGAGTTCGCAAGCGAAGCCGGGCCCCATGGCGAGCAGCACACCCGGCGTGCCCGGCGGCGGACGGTGGTCCGCCAGGGTGTCGCGCAGCACATGCAGTACCGACGACGAGGACAGGTTGCCGACCTCGGCCAAGTGACGCCAGGTCACATCGAGTGCGTCACAGGGAAGGTCGAGGGCCTCGGCGACAGCCTCCAGCACCTTGGGGCCGCCAGGGTGGCACACCCACGCAGTGACGTCCTTCCTCTTCAGCCCGTGGTCTGCGAGGAACCCCTCGACGTCATCGGCGAGGTGACGGCGCATGACGTCGGGGACCCGAGGATCCAGGACGACCCGGAAGCCGGTGTCCCTCACGTCCCAGCCCAGGAAACGCCCGGTGTCGGGATAGAGGTGGCTGCGGGTGTCCACGATCGTCGGGCCGGCGGTCTCGGCCGGGCGGTGCGCCCCGAACCCGACGACCGCGGCGGCCCCGTCGCCGAACAGCCCGGTGGCGACCAGGTTGGCCATGGTGGCGTCATTGCGCTGGAAGGTGAGCGAGCACAGTTCGACCGACAGGAGCACCGCCACGTGGTCGGGCCGGCCGACGAGGTAGTCGTGCATGCGTGCCAGGCCGGCGGCGCCACCGGCACAGCCCAGTCCGAACATGGGCAGTCTTCTGACGTCCCGCCGCAGTCCGAGGCGCACAGCGAGCCGGGCATCGATCGACGGGGTGGAGATGCCACTGACAGAGGTGAAGATCAGCAGGTCCACGTCCGCCGCCGACAGCCCGGCCAGGCGCAGTGCGTCCCGCACGGCCCGGCCGCCCAGGTCGGTGGCGGCGGCGATGAAGACGTCGTTGGCCGCGCCGAACCCGTCCAGTTCCCCGTACTGGTCGAGGGGCAGCGTCATGTGGCGCGAGTCGACCCTGGCGCTGCGGTGCAGCCGGTCCAGGACCCTGCGGTCGGTGCCCTCGGGCAGGCACGTGCGGGCCACCATGTCGGTGATCTCGGACTGGGCACGACGGTGCGGTGCGAGGGCGCCGTGAACGGCAGCGATCCGCGTCATAGGTTCCCGTCCGATGACCGACTGGGCTGGCTTGCTCTCCACGTGTTCCCCACGCCGCACGCTCGCCACCAGGGATCGCCCGTCCGGCCGTTCGGCTCCGGGCGCGTGGTCAGGGCGGGCGGGGCCGGGGAGTCTACGATCGGCCAGGTGGGCACTCCCGAGCATGCGGCGGCCGACGGCACGACCGTGAGTCGGACGGGCCGGGCGGTCGGCCTGGCCGGTTCCTGCCACCCCGCACCCGTGGTGGTCGTCACCGCTTTGACGGCCGTGATGGTTGTGACCTCCGGCCAGGGCCCCGCGCGTCTCGTCCTCACCACGGTCGCCGTTCTGGCAGGTCAGCTGTCCATCGGATGGTGCAACGACGCCTTCGACGCACGCCGGGACATCGCCGCCGGCCGGCAAGGCAAACCCGTCGTCGACGGCTCGATCGAGGTGAGGCATGTGTGGGTGGCCGCCTACGTCGCGCTGGCGCTGTGCGTGCCGCTGTCGCTGGCCTGTGGTGTGCGGGCGGGCGCGGTGCACCTCGTGGGCGTGGCGGCGGCGTGGGCGTACGACCTGCGACTCAAGGCGACGGCATGGTCCTGGCTGCCGTACGCGGTGGGCTTCGCCACGCTCCCGTCGTTCGTGGCGCTGGGACTGCCGGGGCAACCGTGGCCGCCCTGGTGGGTCGTCACCGCCGGTGCGCTCCTGGGAGTCGGAGCCCATCTGGGCGATGTGCTGCCGGACATCCGCTCGGATCTGGCGCTGGGTGTACGGGGATGGCCGCACAGATTCGGCCCTGATGGTGCGCGCCTGCTGCTCCCGGTCCCGCTGGTGGCCGCGACGGCCGTTCTGGCACTGGGCCCCGCCGGCCCGCCCGACAGATGGGGAGGGATGGCCCTCGCGGTGGCTGTCCTGGTCGCGGCGACGGGGACGGTAATGGGGCGCCGCCGGGAGCGGACGGCGTTCGGTGCAGCGGTGGTCGTGGCGGCGGTGGACGTGGCGTTGCTCGTGCTGCGGGGCACTGGGGTCAGGTGATCGTCGGGCGGCCTTCGCCGGGGCCGGCCCTGATGGCTGGGGCATAATGCGCCCATGGATCATGGACCAGCGCGGGCGTTCGTCGATTCCTGGGTGACGGCGTGGAACGCGCACGACTTGGACGCTCTGCTGTCGCACTTCGCCGACGACGTGACGTTCCGGTCGCCGGTAGCGGCTCAACTGCTCGGCAATGACGGGGTCATTCGCGGTAAGGACGCGCTGCGCGCCTACTGGACGGAGGGCCTGCGGCGCATCCCGGACCTGCGGTTCGAGGTGGTCGGATCGTACGTCGGCGTGGACTGCCTGGTCATCAACTACCGCAACCAGAAGGGCGGACTGGTCAACGAGGTGCTGATCTTCGAGGGTCCGCTCGTCGCCGAGGGATACGGAACCTACCTGGGCGACGACGCCAACCCCGCTGGGGCACGCTGAGCTTTTCGTACGGAGCGAAGGCCCGCCCGGGAACGAAGGCCGCTACGACAACAGCCGCGTCGCGGTGGTGGAATTCGGGCCGCGATGGCGCGCCTGGGCCGTGACCGCCGGCGGCGCGAGTGGACACCCCGACTCACGACACTTCCCCCCGACTGATCGACCTGGCGGGGCTCAACTGCGCGGCGGTGGCCTGCTTGTCGGCCCGCTCTCGATGATTGATTCTGCTTGGAGTAGCACCTTTACGAGCATGTATTGACACTCCTCGGGTGGGGCGCCATAGTCTTCCGCAGGCAATTGGGCCGCGGAGTTTTGACGAACGAAGAATGTGACTACTCGTGCGGCAACGGTCGCTGCAGTGTTCCTTCGGGGCACGTCACAGCACGTTGCTGCGCTGCCACTTTGTCAGGTCCATGCCGAACCCCCACCGGTGATGGCCTTCCCTCCCACGTCGATCGGAGAGAACTCGGCACGGGGGCACCGGTGCCCGGAATGCGCGCAGAAGCGGGACACGAGGTGGACGTCGGCCCGGGAGTCGGGCGACAGGGCCACCTCGGTCGTATCGCGGACACCACGGCGTGGTCGTTACCGCCCCCGGCGGTCACGCGAGAAGGCGGCCCTCAGACGTTCACGACCCTGCTCACCTTCAACACCCCCTTGAGGAGCATCAGATGAAACGAGCGTTGACACGTATCGCGGTGGCATCCCTCGCCGCACTCGTCCCGTTCATCGCGGCACCTGGCGCACAGGCGCAGACCTTCGGCGGGAACGAACTGCTGTCGTGGACGGTGAGCGGGGCTCCCAGTGGGGGCCTGACCTCCCTCAACTTCCCGATCACCGTGAACACCGGCACCGCCCATGTGGCCGGGACCTACTTCGCGATGCAGTACGGGTTCACCGGGCAGAGTGACATCGGGTACGCAGGACTGCAGCCGCGGCCGGATGCGAACGGGCACCAGCGCCTGCGTGGGGTGTTCTCCTCCTTCATCAGCGGCACGACAAGCACCCACGCCAACTGTTCCGACGGGGCTGACGGCGGCGCAGGCGTCAGCTGCGGAGTGGACTTCGACGCCGTGTACGGCCACACCTTCCGCGTCGAGATCACCCAGGCCGGCACGGACACCTGGTCGGGCACCGTCGTCGACACCAACAACGGACAGCGAATCCCCGTCGGCACCTACAAGTTGCCCGCAGGCTCCGGCAACCTGAAGGCCTCGCAGTCGGGCTTCATCGAGTACTACAACGTGCCCAGCTGCGACCAACAGCAGCGGTACGACGTCACGTTCGGCGCGCCGTCCTCCGGCTCCCTGGCCGGCACGACCAAGTGGGTCAAGGAATACGGAGAGTGCGCCGGCTACGGCAACACCCAAGTGACCACGGTCGGTACAGGCGTGCACGTGACCCGCGGCAGCGCGGGCTAGCACGCCAAGGGCAGGACTTCGACGTCGGCCCTCGGGGCGATGTCACGGCTGCTGGATCGACCTCGGGCTGATGGCTTGCCAGGGGCGGCCTCCCGGAGGCCGCCCCCTCGACCAAGCGCCTGCCACCGACGCGACCTGTAACGTCGACACACATGACAGCAGAGTCACCGGCGCAGACTGTGCAACGCTTGTTCCCGCTGCTCGCCGAGGGGAAGAGTGCGGAGGCGGCGGCGCTGTTCGCCGACTCGGTGTCGTTCTCCATCTCGCATCCTCCGGGCATTCCCTGGGTACCGGAGGTCGACTCGGCGGAGGGTATGCGAGGGTTCTTCGAGCTGCTGCAGACGCATGTGCAGGCCAAGGAGTTCGACCTCCGATAGGTCATCGCCGAGGGCGACGATGTAGTGCTCATCGGACGCATGGTCTCCGAGGTCAAGAAGACGGGCCGGGACATCGACACCGCGTTCGCCCTGCACACCACAGTCCAGGACGGACGGATCACCCGCTACCACCTATACGAGGACAGCTACGCCGTCGCCAAGGCCTACTTCGACGACTGATCGCCAGGCGGGCACGCTCAGCTTCTGACCTCTGCCCAGCGACCACCGCAGAACTCAGCCGACGGCTCTCACGGAACTGCACCACCACCTGAGCACCCGAGACCTCGCTTTCAGCACCGCGCCGAGTCGAATGCCTGCCGCTGCCCCTGTCCCTGCCGCAGCCGCTGCGCGGCGGGCATCAACGGCGCCTTGCGCTCGCGCCGCAGCCAGGCTTCGGCCCTGCGGTCCGTCGCGGTCAGGGTGCTTTGAAGAGAGCTGGGAAGCGCGGAGCGAGCCAGGGCTTGCGCCCCCTGACCAGGATGCGGCCCCGCGCGAGGGGGCCCCACTGGCCACAGCGCCCGAGCGCCATCAGGAGAAAGGTGACCGGCTCGATGAGGATGGTGCAGTCCGCGCGCCCCGGGAGCCGCTCGCCGACCGACACCGCGCCCGCGGCCACCCGCACGTCGAACCGGCCGCCACCCCACAGGCGGATCGCGTAGCGGACGCTCAGCCTGGCGGTTCCGGACGGGTCGGTCACCCGTGGCATCGCCGTCAGCAAGAAGGGCAGTGTCAGCCGCACCCGCTCCCGGTCGATCATGTGCGCACGTCCCAGCGCGCGGGCGAGATCGTATCCGTGTCCCAGCATGTGCGTGAGCAGATACGAGCCCAGCACATCCGGTTCCATCGGACCCAGCGGACTGACCACGGTCCCTTCCGTGCTCCGCTCCTCCAGCGCCCTCAGACACGCGGCGGCCTGCTCCACGATCATCCCGGCCAGCGGCTCGGCCTCCCGCTCACCGAACGCGGCGAGCGACTCCTCGTTGGCCTTGGCGAGACTCTGGGGTGTGCCGTCTCCGTAACTGCGCGCATGTCCCGCCGCGATGTCAGCCATCAGCTCGTTGGCCAGCGCCAGATGCGCGGCCGCCTCCCCGACGCTCCACGTCGACCCAGGCACCCGAAGCCCCGTGTCGGCGCCGGCGCGCAACAGCGCGGCTATCTCCTCGGCCGTATCCCGTATCGCCGCACCGAGCCCCTCGGGCACCGCGCTCCGCGTGTCCGGCCCCGCCACTGGTTCCATGCCGTCCCGTCCTGATGTGAGTCCCCGCCCCCGGTGTTCCGCCCGCAGACTCTCACGGATCACCCGGCCCGCAGCAGCCCCGGTGCCCATGCCGGCCCTGGTCGAGTCGTGGCAGGGCCGGCGTTCGGAACTGGAGGAGAGCCCGATGGGGACGCTTCCTTGGGTGCTTGTCCGCGAGCGTCGGACCAGGGCCACGACTTGGGCGCCCGCCGACGAGATGCGGTCTGTCTGGTGGTTGGCGGTATGAAGGCCGGGTACTCGAGGTGCACGTGAAAGGTGGCGAGGCAGAGATTCGCCCGGCGGCGTACGCGGTGATCCGCGAGTCCGGTGAGGGCCGTCCCCGACATCAATCGTTTGCACCGGTCCCTGTCGTTGGCGGTCTGCCGTGATGGCTGCGGGTGATCTCCTCGGCTGGTCCGGCCTGGCTGGGTGCGTCCGGCCTCAGCCTCTCGGGCCACGAGAGGCGGTGCTCACGCGGTACCCAGCGGCCTCCAGAGCCCTGGCTGGGAAGGCGGATTCGAACGATGGCGCGGATCTTCGTCGAGGGCGATGACGTGGTTGTGCATCTGTCGTGGCGGGAAAAGGCGGCCGCCCGCCACGGCAATGTGCGCGCGCCGCTGACCGCGGTGAGCCGGGTGACGGTCGAACCCGACTGGTGGCGGGCTCTGCGCGGTGTCCCACAGAGAGGCGTTTGGATTCCAGCGACCTGGTGCATCGGCACGCGCAGCCACCAAGGGGGGATGGATTTCGTGGCCATACGGTCAGGCAGGCCTGTCGTGTGTGTCGAGCTGCGGAGCTCCTCCCCTTCCTCCTTCAGCCTCTTCGGCGTCTCTGTTCACACTCGCGCGGAAGCCGCGAGCACGACGCAGGCGATCTGCGCAAAGGCACCGGAGATCGACACATCCACGCCTTGGCGGCAGCCGCTTCCGGTCCCCGAGGAGAACGGTGCAGCGGACGGCAGGTTGCCGGAGAGGCGTCGCTGATGAGCTCGTCGACGCTCGGCTCAGCTCTGGTGACCCGTCGAAACCAGCCACCGCCAGCGCCGGCGTTCCGTGACGAGGCTCGCGGCGGCCAGCAGCGAAACGAGGACCGCTGACCAGACGGGCCACGCCAGCCATGCCGATATCACGGCTGCGCCGAACTGAAGCAGTACCAGCAGGATCGTGACCGAGCCCGGCACCGGGACGAGTACCTGCGCCTTGTCGCCGGGGGTTGAGAAGACGGTGGGAAGGCCGATCAGAATCATCACCGCCAGGACAGCGAGCAGCCAGGACTGTCCCCACAGCGCCCATGGGGTGGCCACCCAGGCGATGAGCTCCATGGAGAAGCGCAGGGCTGACGCGATGCGGTCGTCCGGTCGTTCCACAATTCCCCCCAGGCAGCGATGACAGCCACCGCCGGAGGATGTCACGGCGCTGGATCGGCCGGTACTGATTTCGGCGACCAGGATGGGCAGGCCCGCCGGCGTAAGCGCTCAGCCAGAGCCAGAGCCAGAGCCAGAGCCAGAGCCGGGGTCATGTGCCCTGGGAGTCTGACCTCTTGACCAGCGAGGTACATCTCCAGGTCAGACCGATGGGGTACTCGGTGCGCGCTGAGGATGCCGCGACGGCGTGGTCGACCGGCTCACCATCGACGCGATGAGGGCTGGGTCGCTCAGGCGGCGGGTTCATTTGCAAGATCCATGTGGCCAGTGAGCGCGGACGACGTCCGCTCGCGTTCGTCATCACGCCAGGGCAGTGGGGTGATGCCCCGCAGTTGATCCCAGTGCTGGAGTGCGCTCGCGTGTCCAGGCCTTGTGGCACGCATCCGCGACCCGGCCGGACCACCTCGACCTCAGCCTGAAGCCCTATACAAGGTGCGGCTCGCTCAGCACTGCGACAATACGAAGAGGGACTGCGAAGAGCCAGCTGAATCCCCGGGTGCACATGTTCGACGTGCGTGTGGCCTCGTCCGGAGTGCGGATCCATGACGTCCCGCTCGACGGACGACGAATTGGCCCGCTGAGGCCTGGGCGACCGTCAGGAGGCCCTGCCTCATCCCGGGAACGAAGGGGCGGAGTCCGCCTGGACAGCGGAAAGGCCTGGTGTGAAGCCCGTGAAGCCGAGCATTGACTACCAGGCGTTGTTCGCGGCCACGCCGAGCCCTTATTTGGTGCTGCGCCCTGACCTGGTGATTGTCGACGTCAATGACGCGTACCTGCGGGCTACTGACCGGACCAGGGAGGATCTGGTCGGCCAGTACCTGTTCGATGCCTTCCCGGACAATCCGGCGGACGCTACCGCGGACGGTGTGCGGAATCTGGGCGCCTCGCTGCGGCGGGCGCTGCAGTCCAAGGAGCCGGACACGATGGCGGTACAGAAGTACGACATCCCCGTCCCGTCCCGGCCCGGGGCGTTCGAGGAGCGATGGTGGTCGCCGATCAACACTCCCGTGCTGAGGCCGGACGGGCAGGTGGCGTGGATCATCCACCGTGTGGAGGACGTGACCGAATTCGTCCGCTCCCGCACCGCTCCGACGGGCGGACCGCGGGGCAAGCGGGTAGCGATGGAGGCCGAGCTGTACGCGCGGGCGCGGGAGCTGCAGCGGCTGAACGAGGAATTGCGCCAGGCGCACGCCCGGGAACGCAAGGTCGCCGTCGCCCTGCAGGAGGCCATGCTGCACTCGCCCGACCTGGACCGGCACCGGAATATCGCGGTGCGCTACCTGCCCGCGGTCGGGTCGCTGAACGTGTGCGGCGACTGGTACGACATCGTGGATCTGCCCGATGACACATTCGGCGTCGCGGTCGGCGA encodes the following:
- a CDS encoding PP2C family protein-serine/threonine phosphatase → MKPSIDYQALFAATPSPYLVLRPDLVIVDVNDAYLRATDRTREDLVGQYLFDAFPDNPADATADGVRNLGASLRRALQSKEPDTMAVQKYDIPVPSRPGAFEERWWSPINTPVLRPDGQVAWIIHRVEDVTEFVRSRTAPTGGPRGKRVAMEAELYARARELQRLNEELRQAHARERKVAVALQEAMLHSPDLDRHRNIAVRYLPAVGSLNVCGDWYDIVDLPDDTFGVAVGDVVGHGLEAAAVMGMLRSALSAAVRALHEPAKSLEVLGLYARSVEGALVTTAAQAVIAPRHRRIAYSSAGHPPPVLAHPDGTSDLLDQATDPPLGARPEHVPRPQATLRYTPGDILVLYTDGLIERRGEDIDAGLSRLTDGLARYARLGPDRLADALLGHLGVRGGAQDDIALIIVRL